In Corynebacterium endometrii, one DNA window encodes the following:
- a CDS encoding SURF1 family cytochrome oxidase biogenesis protein, with protein sequence MSTSTTNTPDRRSTSTGPKFRASWALLIIIVAFFSYFAFTMLAPWQLGKDKDIVERNEQITQAYSEDPRPYQEVFNPDGSMQEGREWARVTMTGRYLPEQEVLLRMRPVASGASFQSLVPFITDQGDAIVVNRGWVQAGEGGAVPEITPAPDGEVTLLAMIRRAEATHPNEPFEGEGYRQIYSINTPQLSELTGQDLGVDYVQLSDEQPGVLNPIPVPQMDRGNHLSYGYQWIAFGVMAPLGAAYFIWAEIRERRRAREEEAEMEAQLAAQASSANPAAPPEPAPSQPAEATTQTPDPAKEQERPARRHRARYGDAKTDHYAKFAKRSRERF encoded by the coding sequence GTGAGTACTTCCACCACGAACACGCCAGATCGCCGCAGCACCTCCACTGGGCCTAAGTTCCGGGCTAGCTGGGCGTTGCTGATCATCATCGTTGCGTTCTTTTCCTATTTCGCGTTTACCATGCTGGCCCCGTGGCAGCTGGGCAAGGACAAAGACATCGTGGAGCGCAATGAGCAAATTACCCAGGCTTACAGCGAGGACCCCCGCCCTTACCAGGAGGTTTTCAACCCCGACGGTTCCATGCAGGAGGGCCGCGAGTGGGCCCGCGTGACCATGACCGGGCGCTACCTCCCGGAACAAGAGGTCCTGTTGCGCATGCGCCCTGTGGCATCCGGCGCATCATTCCAGTCTCTGGTGCCGTTTATCACCGATCAGGGCGATGCAATCGTAGTCAACCGCGGCTGGGTACAGGCCGGTGAGGGCGGCGCGGTACCCGAGATCACGCCGGCCCCGGATGGGGAGGTCACCTTGCTTGCCATGATCCGCCGCGCGGAGGCCACGCACCCCAACGAACCCTTTGAGGGCGAAGGCTACCGCCAGATTTACTCCATTAATACCCCCCAGCTCTCCGAGCTGACCGGCCAAGACTTGGGCGTTGACTATGTTCAGCTGTCCGACGAACAACCGGGCGTGCTCAACCCCATCCCCGTGCCGCAGATGGACCGCGGCAACCACCTGTCCTACGGCTATCAATGGATTGCCTTCGGCGTGATGGCCCCGCTGGGCGCGGCCTACTTCATCTGGGCCGAGATCCGCGAGCGCCGCCGCGCCCGTGAGGAAGAGGCGGAGATGGAGGCTCAGCTCGCCGCGCAGGCATCCTCCGCTAACCCGGCCGCACCGCCGGAGCCCGCCCCCTCCCAGCCCGCCGAGGCCACCACCCAGACCCCCGACCCGGCCAAGGAGCAGGAGCGGCCCGCCCGGCGCCACAGGGCCCGCTACGGTGATGCCAAGACGGACCACTACGCCAAGTTCGCCAAGCGCAGCCGCGAACGCTTCTAA
- a CDS encoding DUF3052 domain-containing protein — translation MVDATGVASDFVAKLGIKEGQIALESGWDEDCDSRISEAVEEVLGEDLLDEDTDELVDVVLLWWREEDGDLVDGLVDSLRPLGDSGRIWLLTPGAGKPGFIAPGEISESAQLAGLVQTKAERLGEWQGSCLVARGYTKK, via the coding sequence GTGGTGGACGCTACCGGCGTAGCCAGTGATTTCGTAGCTAAGCTGGGAATCAAAGAGGGACAGATTGCTCTGGAGAGCGGTTGGGATGAAGATTGCGACTCCCGCATCTCCGAGGCCGTTGAGGAAGTCCTGGGGGAGGACCTGCTCGATGAGGACACTGATGAACTGGTAGACGTGGTCCTCCTATGGTGGCGTGAGGAAGACGGTGACCTGGTTGACGGCCTGGTGGATTCCCTCCGCCCGCTAGGGGATTCCGGTCGAATCTGGCTGCTGACCCCCGGCGCCGGCAAGCCTGGCTTTATCGCCCCCGGTGAAATCTCAGAATCGGCCCAGCTGGCCGGGTTGGTGCAGACCAAGGCGGAGCGTTTGGGCGAGTGGCAGGGCAGCTGCCTGGTCGCCCGCGGCTACACCAAAAAGTAG
- a CDS encoding Nif3-like dinuclear metal center hexameric protein, translated as MSAAGTTVGDIRACLDAAYPPHLAEKWDAVGLICGDPQAPVRKVAFALDCTQAVAEAAVAAGAQMLVVHHPLLMRGVTSVAADTPKGKVIHTLLTGGVALFSAHTNADSARPGVNDKLAELVGITPGRPIVPKDPEIVDKWGVHVPPSGAANLKAAIFAAGAGSIGNYEECSFEFEGTGQFKPVEGANPAEGTVGQIHSGPEVRIEFVAPSSVRSAVESAIAKAHPYEVPAYDIVETVGRKSLDEAYGLGRVGKLDEPMTLQEFTQRVADSLPETAWGVRAAGDPEQLVETVAVSSGSGDGFLDAAAKLGADVYVTSDLRHHPVDEHLRAGGCAVIDTAHWASEFPWTEQASDIVRLQTGVEIEVINIRTDPWTVSAHPGREN; from the coding sequence GTGAGCGCTGCTGGAACCACCGTTGGTGATATCCGTGCCTGTTTGGACGCCGCCTACCCGCCGCACCTGGCGGAAAAGTGGGACGCGGTGGGCCTTATCTGTGGCGATCCGCAGGCGCCGGTGCGCAAGGTAGCCTTCGCCCTGGATTGCACCCAGGCGGTGGCGGAGGCGGCGGTGGCGGCCGGCGCGCAGATGCTGGTTGTTCACCATCCGCTGCTCATGCGCGGGGTGACCTCCGTCGCCGCGGATACGCCCAAGGGCAAGGTCATCCACACGCTGCTGACCGGTGGCGTGGCGCTATTTTCCGCGCATACCAATGCGGATTCCGCCCGCCCGGGCGTCAATGACAAGCTGGCGGAGCTGGTGGGCATCACGCCGGGCCGGCCCATTGTCCCCAAGGACCCTGAGATCGTGGACAAGTGGGGCGTGCACGTGCCTCCTTCCGGGGCCGCTAACCTCAAGGCCGCCATCTTCGCCGCAGGGGCGGGTTCCATTGGCAATTACGAGGAGTGCTCTTTCGAGTTTGAGGGCACGGGACAGTTCAAGCCGGTAGAAGGCGCCAATCCCGCCGAGGGCACCGTGGGGCAGATCCATTCCGGGCCCGAGGTACGCATCGAGTTCGTGGCCCCGTCCTCCGTACGCAGCGCCGTGGAGTCCGCCATAGCGAAGGCCCACCCGTACGAGGTGCCCGCCTATGACATCGTGGAGACCGTGGGGCGCAAGTCCCTGGATGAGGCCTATGGCCTGGGGCGCGTGGGCAAGCTGGATGAGCCTATGACCCTGCAGGAATTTACGCAGCGCGTGGCCGATTCCCTCCCGGAGACCGCCTGGGGCGTGCGCGCCGCCGGCGATCCCGAGCAGCTGGTGGAGACCGTCGCGGTGTCCTCCGGCTCCGGCGATGGCTTCCTCGATGCCGCCGCCAAGCTGGGCGCGGACGTCTACGTGACATCAGACCTGCGCCACCATCCCGTGGATGAACACCTGCGCGCCGGTGGCTGCGCGGTGATTGACACCGCCCACTGGGCCAGCGAGTTTCCGTGGACAGAGCAGGCGAGCGATATTGTTAGACTCCAGACGGGCGTAGAGATAGAGGTAATCAACATACGCACTGACCCGTGGACCGTGTCCGCACACCCGGGTCGTGAGAACTAA
- a CDS encoding HAD hydrolase-like protein: MTDWKVMKALLLDVDGTLIDSFPGVRDSLFMALDAVSWPHPAPDVLHRLPGPPLEDTLAEYGMDAALVTRTMEVYRAEYDARGWANARLFPGWLETLQAWKEQGYFLHTATSKGEAVAHRMLEHLGATRYLDSVGGADAAIGRRTKADVIAWVFEREGLDPARDEILMVGDRLHDTQGAAQFGVPTALVGWGHGSRKEWDAAAYFAPDMPTLRAVVDAHFNP; this comes from the coding sequence GTGACAGACTGGAAGGTTATGAAGGCGCTTTTGCTCGACGTTGACGGCACTCTCATTGATTCCTTTCCGGGCGTGCGGGACTCGCTGTTCATGGCCCTCGATGCGGTATCTTGGCCGCACCCGGCCCCGGACGTGCTCCACCGCCTGCCCGGCCCACCGCTAGAGGACACGCTGGCCGAGTACGGCATGGACGCAGCCCTGGTGACGCGGACCATGGAGGTATACCGCGCCGAATACGACGCTCGCGGCTGGGCCAACGCGCGGCTCTTTCCCGGGTGGTTGGAAACGTTGCAGGCCTGGAAGGAGCAGGGATATTTCTTGCACACCGCCACCTCCAAGGGTGAGGCCGTAGCCCACCGGATGCTTGAGCATCTGGGCGCCACGCGCTACCTGGACAGCGTGGGCGGCGCGGACGCGGCAATCGGCCGGCGCACCAAAGCGGACGTCATTGCTTGGGTGTTCGAGCGTGAGGGCCTCGATCCGGCCCGCGACGAGATTCTCATGGTGGGTGACCGGCTGCACGATACGCAGGGCGCGGCCCAGTTTGGGGTGCCCACCGCCCTGGTGGGCTGGGGTCATGGGAGCCGGAAGGAATGGGACGCCGCGGCCTACTTCGCGCCGGACATGCCGACACTTCGTGCGGTGGTAGACGCCCACTTTAATCCGTAG
- the aceE gene encoding pyruvate dehydrogenase (acetyl-transferring), homodimeric type, whose product MAEQDAHKGDSNFQLVRDGVASYMNDTDPEETREWMDSLDGLLDETSPERARYLMLRLLERATAKRVPLPALTSTDFVNTIPTTMEPEFPGDEELEKRYRRWIRWNAAIMVHRAQRPGIGVGGHISTYAGAAPLYEVGFNHFFKGKDDPSGGDQVYFQGHASPGVYARAYMEGRLSEEDLDGFRQEVSRGEGNGLPSYPHPRGLPWFWEFPTVSMGLGPINAIYQARFNKYLEMRGLKDTSKQHVWAFLGDGEMDEPESRGLIHMAPLYGLDNLTFVINCNLQRLDGPVRGNTQIIQELESFFRGAGWNVIKIVWGREWDKLLAADKDGALVNIMNTTSDGDYQTFKANDGAYVREHFFGRDERTLKLVEDMSDDEIWALRRGGHDYRKIYAAYSKALENEGTGKPTVILAHTIKGYGLGHNFEGRNATHQMKKLTLEDLKQFRDKQGIPISDEELEKDPYNPPYYHPGKDAPEIKYMLERRKELGGFLPERRTEFTPLEVVPIDKLRSVRKGSGKQKVATTMALVRTFKEIMRDKEIGKRIVPIIPDEARTFGLDSWFPTLKIWNPRGQNYVPVDHDLMLSYREATDGQILHEGISEAGATASFTAVGTSYATQGEAMIPLYIFYSMFGFQRTGDAFWAAADQMCRGFIIGATAGRTTLTGEGLQHMDGHSPVLASTNPAVITYDPAFSFEVAHLVHRGIERMYGENSEDVMYYLTVYNEPVSQPAEPEDLDVEGLHRGIYRFNTTEAGSIPANILASGVGVHEALRAQKILAEEYDVKTSLFSVTSWVELARDGAARNKEALRAGKVEAEKPFVTSQLEGFEGPFVAVSDFTTDLQEQIRPYVPGEYIVLGTDGFGFSDTREAARRFFNSDTESIVVATLQGLAREGKIEGSVVEEAAKKFNLDDPTKTYSTSSPAEEEQAQ is encoded by the coding sequence ATGGCAGAGCAGGACGCCCACAAGGGCGATTCCAACTTCCAGCTGGTTCGTGATGGCGTTGCGTCATACATGAACGATACTGACCCAGAGGAGACCCGCGAGTGGATGGACTCCCTCGATGGTCTACTCGATGAAACCTCCCCTGAGCGCGCGCGTTACCTGATGCTGCGCCTGCTGGAGCGCGCTACCGCCAAGCGCGTGCCTCTGCCAGCGTTGACCTCTACTGACTTCGTCAATACCATCCCCACCACCATGGAGCCAGAGTTCCCCGGCGATGAGGAACTGGAAAAGCGCTACCGCCGTTGGATCCGCTGGAACGCGGCCATCATGGTGCACCGTGCGCAACGCCCAGGCATTGGCGTTGGCGGCCACATCTCCACCTATGCGGGCGCGGCCCCTCTCTACGAGGTCGGTTTTAACCACTTCTTCAAGGGCAAGGATGACCCATCCGGCGGCGACCAGGTCTACTTCCAGGGCCACGCGTCCCCGGGCGTCTACGCTCGCGCCTACATGGAAGGCCGCCTGAGCGAGGAGGACCTGGACGGTTTCCGCCAGGAGGTCTCCCGCGGCGAGGGCAACGGCCTTCCGTCCTACCCACACCCACGCGGCTTGCCTTGGTTCTGGGAATTCCCCACCGTGTCCATGGGCCTGGGCCCAATCAACGCCATCTACCAGGCGCGTTTCAACAAGTACTTGGAAATGCGCGGCCTGAAGGATACCTCCAAGCAGCACGTGTGGGCGTTCCTTGGTGACGGTGAGATGGATGAGCCGGAATCCCGCGGCCTTATTCACATGGCGCCGTTGTACGGCCTGGACAATCTGACCTTCGTCATCAACTGCAACCTGCAGCGCCTTGACGGCCCGGTTCGCGGCAACACCCAGATTATCCAGGAACTGGAGTCCTTCTTCCGCGGCGCCGGCTGGAACGTGATCAAGATTGTGTGGGGCCGTGAGTGGGATAAGCTGCTCGCCGCCGACAAGGACGGCGCTCTGGTCAACATCATGAACACCACGTCCGATGGTGACTACCAGACCTTCAAGGCTAATGACGGCGCCTACGTTCGTGAGCACTTCTTCGGTCGCGATGAGCGCACCCTCAAGCTCGTTGAGGACATGAGCGACGATGAGATTTGGGCCCTGCGCCGCGGCGGCCATGACTACCGCAAGATCTACGCCGCGTACTCCAAGGCCTTGGAGAATGAAGGCACGGGCAAGCCAACCGTCATCCTGGCCCACACCATCAAGGGTTACGGCCTGGGCCACAACTTCGAGGGCCGCAACGCGACCCACCAGATGAAGAAGCTGACCCTGGAGGACCTCAAGCAGTTCCGCGACAAGCAGGGCATCCCAATCTCCGATGAGGAACTGGAAAAGGATCCATACAACCCGCCTTACTACCACCCCGGTAAGGACGCCCCGGAGATCAAGTACATGCTTGAGCGCCGCAAGGAGCTGGGCGGCTTCCTGCCTGAGCGCCGCACGGAGTTTACCCCGCTAGAGGTAGTTCCAATCGACAAGCTGCGCTCGGTGCGCAAGGGTTCCGGCAAGCAGAAGGTTGCTACCACCATGGCGCTGGTGCGTACCTTCAAGGAAATCATGCGCGACAAGGAGATCGGCAAGCGCATCGTGCCAATCATCCCTGATGAGGCCCGCACCTTTGGCCTGGACTCCTGGTTCCCGACGTTGAAGATTTGGAATCCTCGCGGCCAGAACTACGTGCCGGTGGACCATGACCTAATGCTTTCCTACCGTGAGGCCACCGATGGCCAGATCCTGCATGAGGGCATCTCCGAGGCCGGTGCCACCGCCTCCTTCACCGCCGTGGGCACGTCTTATGCCACCCAGGGCGAGGCCATGATTCCGCTGTACATCTTCTACTCCATGTTCGGATTCCAGCGCACCGGTGACGCGTTCTGGGCCGCCGCCGACCAGATGTGCCGCGGCTTCATCATCGGCGCCACCGCCGGCCGCACCACCCTGACCGGCGAGGGCCTGCAGCACATGGATGGCCACTCGCCTGTCTTGGCCTCCACCAACCCCGCAGTTATCACCTATGACCCGGCGTTTAGCTTCGAGGTGGCCCACCTGGTTCACCGCGGCATCGAGCGCATGTACGGTGAGAACTCCGAAGACGTGATGTACTACCTGACCGTCTACAACGAGCCGGTTTCCCAGCCTGCCGAGCCTGAGGACTTGGACGTAGAGGGCCTGCACCGCGGCATCTACCGCTTCAATACCACCGAGGCTGGCTCCATCCCGGCGAACATCCTGGCCTCCGGCGTTGGTGTGCACGAGGCGCTGCGCGCGCAGAAGATCTTGGCTGAAGAATATGACGTCAAGACCTCCCTGTTCTCCGTCACCTCGTGGGTCGAGCTGGCGCGCGATGGCGCGGCCCGCAACAAGGAGGCCCTGCGGGCCGGCAAGGTCGAGGCCGAAAAGCCCTTCGTCACCAGCCAGCTCGAGGGCTTCGAGGGCCCATTCGTGGCGGTTTCTGACTTCACCACGGATCTGCAGGAGCAGATTCGCCCATACGTGCCGGGCGAATACATCGTTCTGGGTACGGATGGCTTTGGCTTCTCCGATACCCGCGAGGCCGCCCGCCGCTTCTTCAACAGTGACACCGAGTCCATCGTGGTAGCCACCCTGCAGGGCCTGGCCCGCGAGGGCAAGATTGAGGGGTCCGTTGTGGAAGAGGCTGCTAAGAAGTTCAACCTCGATGACCCGACCAAGACCTACTCCACCTCCAGCCCTGCTGAGGAAGAGCAAGCTCAGTAA
- a CDS encoding low molecular weight protein-tyrosine-phosphatase, producing the protein MSTHNSGNKYHLCFVCTGNICRSPMGEVIAREYIAREGLEDRVFINSCGLGGWHVGQGADRRAVAELAAAGYDGSHHRAAQLGPAHTGADLLIAMDPGHYEGLVEAGVPEDNIRLMRSFDPDSPEGAGVDDPYYGGTDGFTRTRTDIEASMPGLIEFVKKGLAQDN; encoded by the coding sequence ATGTCTACGCACAATTCTGGGAACAAGTACCACCTTTGTTTTGTCTGTACCGGTAACATCTGCCGCTCCCCCATGGGCGAAGTCATCGCGCGCGAATACATTGCCCGCGAGGGCCTGGAGGATCGGGTCTTTATCAACTCCTGCGGGCTGGGTGGCTGGCATGTAGGCCAGGGGGCGGATCGCCGCGCCGTAGCCGAGCTGGCGGCGGCGGGCTACGACGGTTCCCACCACCGCGCCGCCCAACTGGGCCCCGCGCACACCGGCGCGGACCTGCTCATAGCCATGGACCCGGGCCACTATGAGGGCCTCGTGGAGGCCGGGGTGCCGGAAGACAACATCCGCCTGATGCGCAGCTTCGACCCGGACTCGCCGGAGGGCGCCGGCGTGGACGACCCTTACTACGGCGGCACGGACGGTTTCACCCGCACCCGCACGGACATCGAGGCTTCCATGCCGGGGCTGATCGAGTTCGTTAAGAAAGGGCTGGCGCAGGATAACTAG